The Halobacterium sp. CBA1132 genome has a segment encoding these proteins:
- a CDS encoding winged helix-turn-helix domain-containing protein translates to MGVDRDEADVLRTAISRQRVFRVFEDGGATRSDVQMALDVSRSTAHRVVKTFESLGIVERQNGSYELTPFGRVVQEETERATSTLRVARMLAPLLSTLKATDEPPDLHAFEGATVTEPEAGDPYRPIRRLLTLVTESSRIREFAPTTPDPAYQRTLYDRVQAELQAEILYPATVVDHLRRESADALERAIDDGSLDVCVGDPPAFRLVIADKRVYLGGYNEEASQLQIVADTADDNAVEWATRCFENHWERATPYDAYLDGKQ, encoded by the coding sequence ATGGGGGTGGACCGTGACGAAGCCGACGTTCTCCGCACCGCTATCAGTCGGCAACGGGTCTTTCGGGTGTTCGAGGACGGGGGTGCGACGCGGTCGGACGTGCAGATGGCACTCGACGTGTCGCGTTCGACCGCCCACCGCGTCGTGAAAACGTTCGAATCGCTGGGAATCGTCGAGCGGCAGAACGGCTCCTACGAACTGACACCGTTCGGTCGTGTGGTCCAGGAGGAGACCGAGCGCGCGACCAGCACGCTGCGCGTCGCGCGCATGCTGGCACCGCTTCTGAGTACGCTCAAAGCGACCGACGAACCACCCGACCTCCACGCGTTCGAAGGTGCGACCGTGACCGAGCCCGAGGCCGGCGACCCCTACAGACCGATACGGCGGTTGCTGACGCTCGTGACGGAGTCTTCGAGAATCCGGGAGTTCGCGCCGACGACGCCCGACCCCGCCTACCAGCGCACCCTCTACGACCGGGTGCAGGCCGAGCTTCAGGCCGAGATACTCTACCCGGCTACGGTCGTCGACCACCTGCGACGCGAGAGCGCCGACGCGCTCGAACGCGCCATCGACGACGGCTCGCTGGACGTCTGCGTCGGCGACCCGCCGGCCTTTCGGTTGGTTATCGCGGACAAACGCGTCTACCTCGGAGGGTACAACGAGGAGGCGTCCCAGCTCCAAATCGTCGCCGACACCGCGGACGACAACGCCGTCGAGTGGGCCACGCGCTGTTTCGAGAACCACTGGGAGCGCGCGACGCCGTACGACGCGTACCTCGACGGGAAGCAGTAG
- a CDS encoding signal peptidase I encodes MTSITLRRTVSAVATVLAVLVVALFVIQAAPWLVGADSSYVVLSSSMEPSLSPGDAVVVNDVDPATLEAGDVITFVRSEESTPVTHRVVEVVEREDGLAFRTQGDANDDPDPALVPASSVTGEVWFAIPYVGHVVLFANTPTGLAVLVGLPILAFVASELYAFARGDSTNDREANDVTVTRPVGELGKPRGMDRVGDLPSPPGSTHETVSGDAFTITTRDLKLSSAGFGVLAVYSGYVAYRDLEPVSVGVFAGAVLIVAFVTVVFAAGEESPERSDRPGGREIPDGGDVSDGGKDSDA; translated from the coding sequence GTGACGTCCATCACGCTCCGCCGCACTGTCAGCGCCGTCGCGACCGTGCTCGCCGTCCTCGTCGTCGCCCTGTTCGTCATTCAGGCGGCGCCGTGGCTAGTCGGCGCGGACTCCAGCTACGTCGTCCTCTCCAGCAGCATGGAGCCGTCGCTCTCACCCGGGGACGCCGTCGTCGTCAACGACGTCGACCCGGCCACGCTCGAAGCCGGCGACGTCATCACGTTTGTGCGCTCCGAGGAGTCGACGCCCGTCACGCACCGCGTCGTCGAGGTGGTCGAACGCGAGGACGGGCTGGCGTTCCGCACGCAGGGCGACGCCAACGACGACCCCGACCCCGCACTCGTACCCGCATCGAGTGTGACGGGCGAGGTCTGGTTCGCGATTCCGTACGTCGGCCACGTGGTGCTGTTCGCGAACACGCCGACGGGCCTCGCGGTGCTCGTCGGCTTGCCGATTCTCGCGTTCGTCGCGTCCGAACTCTACGCGTTCGCGCGCGGCGACTCGACGAACGACCGAGAGGCGAACGACGTCACCGTCACTCGGCCAGTCGGGGAACTCGGCAAGCCGAGAGGGATGGACCGGGTCGGCGACCTCCCGTCGCCGCCCGGGTCGACGCACGAAACCGTCAGCGGCGACGCGTTCACGATTACGACCCGCGACCTCAAGCTGAGTTCCGCGGGATTTGGCGTGCTCGCGGTCTACAGTGGGTACGTCGCTTACCGCGACCTCGAACCGGTGAGTGTCGGCGTGTTCGCCGGCGCAGTACTGATCGTCGCGTTCGTCACCGTCGTGTTCGCCGCCGGCGAGGAGTCCCCCGAGCGCAGCGACCGACCGGGCGGCCGCGAGATTCCCGACGGCGGCGACGTGTCCGACGGAGGTAAGGACAGTGACGCGTGA